Proteins co-encoded in one Gossypium arboreum isolate Shixiya-1 chromosome 11, ASM2569848v2, whole genome shotgun sequence genomic window:
- the LOC108459063 gene encoding serine/arginine-rich splicing factor SC35-like, translated as MASAGGENGDRSCRKELRTVFAYNISDSMHWKGLWALFSFHGNVVDTFISAKRSKEGKMFVFVRFSKCEYAQRAISRLDGFVMLAKKIWVKMAKYSGKRKIWKKVQAKEKSSF; from the coding sequence ATGGCTAGTGCTGGTGGCGAAAATGGCGATCGGAGCTGCAGAAAAGAGTTGAGAACAGTATTTGCATACAATATTTCAGATAGCATGCACTGGAAAGGATTATGGGCACTATTTAGCTTTCATGGGAATGTAGTGGATACTTTCATTTCAGCTAAGAGAAGTAAGGAGGGTAAAATGTTCGTCTTTGTGAGGTTTTCCAAATGCGAGTATGCTCAAAGAGCAATTTCAAGGCTGGATGGTTTCGTGATGTTGGCTAAGAAGATCTGGGTGAAGATGGCCAAATACAGTGGCAAgagaaaaatttggaaaaaagtACAGGCTAAGGAAAAAAGCAGCTTTTAA